Below is a window of Lacibacter sp. H407 DNA.
AGTAGTGAAGCGAAAACCCCGGAAGGTCTTTTTGCTGATTGGTATCAATGACATCGCAAGAGGAGTTCCTGATGAAGTGATTCTTCGTAATTATAGTAAGATCGTTGACAGTATTCAACTGCAATCACCTTTCACCAAACTTTACATACAGAGTTTATTACCCACCAATAACAGTTTTACACAGTTTAAAAATCATCAGAATAAAACAGAATATGTGTTAAGGGTGAACGAAGGATTGAAAAAGCTTTGTGTTGAAAAGAAGATCACCTACATCAATCTGTACGATGCATTTTTAAATACGGATGGTAAACTCAATGAAAGATTTACCAACGATGGCTTGCATTTAACAGGTGAAGGATATCGCCATTGGAAACAACTATTGATCAACGGAAAATATCTCAAGTAAGATGCTTATAACAGGAACATTTATCGACGAGATTAGCCATGATATTCCCCACCAAAACTGGGGAGCTGCTGAATGGGAAAAAGATTTTCAGCATATGAAAGCAGCGGGTATTGATACCGTTATTCTTATTCGCAGCGGTTACCGTCGGTTTCTTACTTATCCGTCAAGTTATCTGATACAGAAACATGGTTGCTTTGCGCCCCCTGTTGATCTGGTGGGATTGTATTTAACCTTGGCAGATAAATACAACATGCAATTCTATTTTGGTTTGTACGACAGCGGAATTTATTGGGATACCGGAGATCTTACACATGAAATTGATGATAACAAATTTGTGATCGATGAAGTGTGGAAGAAGTATGGTCATCATCCATCGTTTAAAGGTTGGTATTTAAGTATGGAGATCAGTCGTAAAACAAAAGGTGCAACGGAAGCTTTCCGCACATTGGGTTTACAATGCAAGCAGGTGAGTGGAGGATTGCCCACGTTTATTTCTCCATGGATCGATGGTAAGAAAGCGGTGATGGCTGCAAGCAGTTCCATTACAAAAGAAGATGCTGTTTCATTAGAAGAACATGAAAAGGAGTGGAATGAAATTTTTGATGGCATCAAAGGTGCCGTTGATGCAGTGGCTTTCCAGGATGGACATATTGACTACAGTGAGCTGGAAGATTTTTTTCGCATCAATAAAAAATTAGCTGACAAACATGGTATGCAATGCTGGACCAATGCTGAAACATTTGACCGTGATATGCCCATTAAGTTTTTGCCCATCAAGTTTGAAAAACTGAAATTAAAGTTAGATGCAGCAAGGCGTGCAGGCTATGATAAAGCCATCACGTTTGAGTTTTCACATTTTATGAGCCCGCAATCGGCCTACATTCAGGCGCATCATTTATACAACCGTTATTTAGAATACAAGTCAACTTTTTAACTCATCTGCAGTCGGTCATCTACCAGTCCTGAGACTGTGGAATGATAAGGTGACCGACAGGCTATCATCAAACAACAAACAAATGAAGCAGATTACTTTTTTACTTTTTACGTTCTACTTTCTCACGGCCTGTGCACAAAAAAAATCAGAAGAGCCCATTCGTGGTACATGGATCACCAATGTAGCAAGCCAGGCTTTGTCATCAAGAGAAAAAGTAAAAGAAACCGTAGCACTCTGTAAGCAAAATGGCCTCAATAATATTTTCGTTGTTGTTTGGAACAGAGGTATGACCATGTATCCCAGTGATGTGGTGAATGAATACATCGGTATTAAACAAGATCCGAAGTTTAATGGTCGTGACCCCATTAAAGAAATGATTGAAGAAGGACATAAAGCAGGATTAAAAGTGCATGCGTGGTTTGAATTTGGATTTTCGTATTCGTATAAAGACAGTACAGCATTATGGTTACAAAAATATCCGCAATGGGCAGGAAGAGACAGTAAGGGAAATCTGCTGCAAAAAAACGGATTCTATTGGTGGAGTGCTATTAATCCGGAGGTGCAACAGTTCATGCGAAAGTTAGTAGCGGAGTTTGTAAAGAATTATGATGTGGATGGTATACAGGGCGATGATCGTATGCCAGCCATGCCCGGCGAAGGTGGATACGATGCAGCTACATTGAAATTATATGCTGCCCAACATAGCGGTGCCGTACCACCACAAAATGCAAAAGAAGAAAAATGGCTGCAGTGGAAAGCCGATCAGTTGAGTTTGTTTGGCAAAACATTATATGAAGATGTAAAGAAGATCAAGCCAAACTGTTTGGTAACATGGGCGCCAAGTATTTATCCCTGGAGTAAAGAACAATACTTGCAGGATTGGCCCAAGTGGTTGAAAGAAGGTTATGCTGATTATATTATTCCGCAACTCTACCGTTATAAACTCGATGCATATGAAAATGTATTGAAAGAATTAGATACACAGGTTCCTGCTGAATTAAAGCACAGAGTTTTTCCGGGCATCCTTACATCATTGGGCGATGGTTATCAATCAACACGTGAGTTAACCGATCAAATGATTGAACTAAACCGGAAACACGGTTACAATGGCGAAGTGTTTTTTTACTTCGAAACATTGAATCGATTGAAAGGTTCTTTTTATTCAACCAAAAAATAGTTGATGATGATGCGTTTAAAAACAACGGCGTTACTGCTGTTGACTGTTATTGTTTTTTCTTGTTCAAAGAAATCAAGTCCGGGTGGTAATACAGGCGGGCCGGTGAATCCACCGGTAGTTGTTCCTGTTACGCCATTGATCAGTTTGCCACAAGGTTGGAAGCTATCAACAACACTTGCTTCCAATTTTCCAACCGGTATTCAGGTATTTACATTTGATAGTTTATACAGTGGCAAAAAAGTAAAAGCGTTTTGTGTAGCATACGACAGTAAGAATACACAATTCGAATTCAAACCTGTTATGTCGGCCACAGCAAAAAAGCCAAGTGAGTTTTATACACAGGAAACAGGTATTGTGTATGCCTGCATCAACGGTGGATTTTTTGGAGGCAATCAATCTTTCAGTTTAGTAAAGTACAACAATACCGTTTCATCAGCCAACATCAAAGTGTTGAACCGTACATACAACAACGTATCAACTCCGTATTATCCAACACGTGCTGCGTTTGGTGTTACAACTGCAGGCGTGCCATCTGTTGCATGGGTGTATAGTATTGGAAGCGGAAATAATAATGTGTACAGTTATCCAACCGTGAGTCCAAATGCAGAAGGGTCGGCACCACAGCCTGTACCTGATGAAAATTTTCCAACTGGAGGAACTTCATGGAATACAGTAAGTGCAATTGGTGGTTCGCCCATGTTATTAAAAGCAGGCAATGTATCTATCACCGATGTGCAGGAACTCATCAGCATTAACAATACAACTTCACGTCCACGCTCAGCCATTGGTTATAATGCAAACGGAATTGTGTTGTTGCTCGCCATTGAAGGCGATAATACAACAGGAGGTTATGCCGGTTTAAATTTGAATGAACTGGCGAATCTGTTGAAGGATCTCAGTTGTACAGATGCTGTAAATTTGGATGGTGGCGGTTCCGCTTCACTGGTGATCGGTAACCAGCTTACAGTACGTCCGGGTGATGGAACAGAGCGTGCAGTAACAAGTGCAGTTTTGATCAAGCGCAAATAAAATGAAGCAAATTGTTTTTGTATTGAGTTTATGTTGTTGCCAATTTGTGTTTGCACAAATGGCAAACACAGGTTTCTTCTTTGCATCAAATCAATGTCGTGACTCAGTTTCATTACAACTGCAACAGCAAGTTGAACGAACGGTACAGCTTCCTTTGAACAATGATACCTATGATAACTGGATGGGCGCATATTGGGCAATGGAGTTGATGTTGTACAAGCCCAACGTTTACACATCCATCATTCCAAAACAGATCAGCGAACTGCCAAACTTTGGCCCCGGTTTTCAACGTTCTTTTTTTGAAATGCTGTACACGCTTTATCCCGGTGAGTTCAATGAAGAAGTAAAAGCGGTATGGCAAAAACTGCGCTCCGATAAAGTAAAAGCAATGGCGCTGGAATACCTTGCTGCATCAAACGTGTTGGTGGATGTACATAAAGACGACGCATTTGTAAAGTCGGTTTATTTTCCAGCTTACAACTA
It encodes the following:
- a CDS encoding phosphodiester glycosidase family protein, which encodes MMRLKTTALLLLTVIVFSCSKKSSPGGNTGGPVNPPVVVPVTPLISLPQGWKLSTTLASNFPTGIQVFTFDSLYSGKKVKAFCVAYDSKNTQFEFKPVMSATAKKPSEFYTQETGIVYACINGGFFGGNQSFSLVKYNNTVSSANIKVLNRTYNNVSTPYYPTRAAFGVTTAGVPSVAWVYSIGSGNNNVYSYPTVSPNAEGSAPQPVPDENFPTGGTSWNTVSAIGGSPMLLKAGNVSITDVQELISINNTTSRPRSAIGYNANGIVLLLAIEGDNTTGGYAGLNLNELANLLKDLSCTDAVNLDGGGSASLVIGNQLTVRPGDGTERAVTSAVLIKRK
- a CDS encoding GDSL-type esterase/lipase family protein; this translates as MHKRSLWMLLFVVCFQLLKAQATYDSSFRFYYYDQKLSMFEQMPTPKNVIVWLGDSITDGGEWSELFPEYNTMNRGISSDNTFGVLNRLYEVVKRKPRKVFLLIGINDIARGVPDEVILRNYSKIVDSIQLQSPFTKLYIQSLLPTNNSFTQFKNHQNKTEYVLRVNEGLKKLCVEKKITYINLYDAFLNTDGKLNERFTNDGLHLTGEGYRHWKQLLINGKYLK
- a CDS encoding DUF4434 domain-containing protein, whose product is MLITGTFIDEISHDIPHQNWGAAEWEKDFQHMKAAGIDTVILIRSGYRRFLTYPSSYLIQKHGCFAPPVDLVGLYLTLADKYNMQFYFGLYDSGIYWDTGDLTHEIDDNKFVIDEVWKKYGHHPSFKGWYLSMEISRKTKGATEAFRTLGLQCKQVSGGLPTFISPWIDGKKAVMAASSSITKEDAVSLEEHEKEWNEIFDGIKGAVDAVAFQDGHIDYSELEDFFRINKKLADKHGMQCWTNAETFDRDMPIKFLPIKFEKLKLKLDAARRAGYDKAITFEFSHFMSPQSAYIQAHHLYNRYLEYKSTF
- a CDS encoding glycoside hydrolase family 10 protein, with product MKQITFLLFTFYFLTACAQKKSEEPIRGTWITNVASQALSSREKVKETVALCKQNGLNNIFVVVWNRGMTMYPSDVVNEYIGIKQDPKFNGRDPIKEMIEEGHKAGLKVHAWFEFGFSYSYKDSTALWLQKYPQWAGRDSKGNLLQKNGFYWWSAINPEVQQFMRKLVAEFVKNYDVDGIQGDDRMPAMPGEGGYDAATLKLYAAQHSGAVPPQNAKEEKWLQWKADQLSLFGKTLYEDVKKIKPNCLVTWAPSIYPWSKEQYLQDWPKWLKEGYADYIIPQLYRYKLDAYENVLKELDTQVPAELKHRVFPGILTSLGDGYQSTRELTDQMIELNRKHGYNGEVFFYFETLNRLKGSFYSTKK